TTGCATGTTAACTTCAGGATGTGTGCGGTTGGGTAAGATTTGGTACATACGTAACCAATTCGAAGTTAAGTGTAGATTGGTTACTTTCGAACCAGTCTTCAGTTCGACATATAATTCCATTAAGATCTCTTTTGATAGACTAAATATCACAACAGGTCGTGAAGGTTTAACAAAAGGTAAAAGCTCTTTCACCAAGTTCGATGGATGCTCTTTAGAGGCAATAACAAGAGAatcaaatttggcatgtattAAATCAACTGCACGCTGGTTTTCTATTCGCCATTTCTGAGGCGTAGGTTTCGTTGAAGTTTCAGGAAGTTTTTCGTCTTGGGTTTCTTCAGGTGCTGGAATATATTTTGTATGTATATGTAACACCAAACATTTATATCTAAAACCACACTTACCACTTTCCTCCTcacttaatttttgtttctttgtgcTTGGCTCGGCTACCTCAGACTCTTTTGTAGTGTCCGATGTGCCCTGATAAAACTCTCTAAGCACCGAGTATATATTGACGGATATACACCTATTTAGCTGTTCTTCTGGCAAGTTCAAGGCTAATACTGCCTGTTTTTGGGGAACATTACCAGGATGCATATGAACCAACAAGGCTTCGGTGTTCGCTCCCATTGAATTGAGGAAAGCGGCAGGCAACAAACCATTCGAACCACTTTCATACAGCAAGTAATTTCCAAAAGCAGATATCCCCGAATAGGATATTAACTGTGATAGGGTATCAACTCGTATGCCCATTACTTTCTCAGCATCTTGTCGGTAGTATATTTCGGTAATAAGACGAATGGTGGGTTGTCGTATTTGCACAAACTCAAAGTACTTCTTTTCCTtcttttttaaatacttttcctGCGAATATTCAGTCTTGGAATGAAAGGTCTTggaattttcaacaattttttcaattatctTGGTGCTTTCGCTGCACTCGTCCCTTAGTTGCTCTATATCTTCCGGTTTAAGGGCCTGTGAGTCGCCGTCGTCCTTAATATGTCGATTATCTTCGCCACTCTGTGAAATGCCCAATACTTCGCGTATATTTCTCATTTCCAATTCGCTGCACAACTCCAATGTGTTCAGGCGTTGTCTTCCTCGGTGAGATTTTCCCAAATCCTCCTTGGGGCACATTTTAAATGTGGCCCCATAGGGTTGATCCAATAAAGCCTTCAGTTCCAATTGATCTTTGCCCAGCATGGCTGTAGCATCTAAATGGCCGAATTTCTgtaattttgtgtatttttgaCGCTGTATTATAATGTAGTCGCCAAGTTTTATTTTAGGTTGTTCCTCGATAGTCGTCATTGccttaaatatcaaaaaaaaaattcttttcggAGGAAGTTTTattgtatattaattttttcaatacaaaataaaattgtaaacaaaCCACTCGGAAACTTGTCATTCACACGTGTTGCATTAACAACCCTGATTTTGGTTAAGTCACAATGAGTTATTTAAACGTAACATCATGAACCGTATTTCATGTGGCACAACatctcagaaaatttttttgaaaaatgattaAAGTGCTGATTTACAATAGCGGCTAGTGCAGTTAATTGCCCACCATCGGCTATATAGTTAACCAGCACTTAATCATCATATAGTAAGCACTTAGCATCATGCATTATGTCgtttggactcgactataaaacaaggccccttatcattgaactaaaatttgaatcggacagcattcgtTGAAAAGTCTTATCGCAATTCCATATGGTATTCATTAATGTAGTTCGTTGGGTAATGCATATAGATCATATTGGTTTTTACCCATAACTGTATCCGCATGGGCTTTTTTTTAGTACGGGTATTCAGAAACGTTTCTCAATTTGGTTCAAGGCGTGGTTATTCTACCTATGAtatgtcaaattttgaaatgtatTGTCAAAGCCTTCGGTTATCGTCTTTATTGGACCGTAGAAAACTGCAATTTTTACTATTCACAAAAGATATATACGATTCACGGATAGAATCACCTGAGTTATTAGCCATGTAACCGTTTCGTGTCCCTTGTAAATCATAGAGCGTAGCAAATTTTTTTGCCGAACCATATCACAGAACtaattatgttgttgttgtagcagtgttttgtacactgagggggcagcccttgccgatgaaggaatccagcgggtcaatccggtatgtaaaaccggctgccatgggattgacagcGCTAATTATGGAATGAATGAGCCTATAAGTAGGTTTTAATATTTATTCAATAAATATTGTAataatttttatgtaaaaattgATGGAAttctctttaaaaataaattgttagtaaatttataaacaaaaactgctgttaaATTTAATTACAACACACTATTTagaaataatctgatatagacaTAAGCTCTGTAGATTCTTCTGGATAATTGCGACTTATTTCGAAAGATAAATAAACAGCTTAAACTCCTGAAAGCctcaaatcttatccgaattggctattTATACATATAGGTCCATAAGTAGATATAGATATGTAAATAAACCGATGCCCAGTTTTGGGGTTTGAGCAAGTTTTACACTTGTGTCCTGTAACCTGTACTAATTTGTAGACATTTTTTATGAAGAATTCATGGTGATCGAACTTATTATgttcaaaatccaaaattttatttgaagatATGATGTTGTTGCTTTTACTGTAAACACCGGCAGCGATTCTtgcttaaatattgagtgcctatgatgctcgatatgacaaagcgagttgttcgcgtctttaaataaccaaagctCAACGTTCCcgaggcgatcggtcctatggatcggaagaggatcgccacctacacatacaaatgtggttacaactagATATTTATGATCACCACATAGTGAGATTACTTGACATTATCTTGCCTGGGCTCAACAATTGTGTTTGCATCCTTTCGTAGCTCAAATGTAACAAATAGTTCTTGAAAAATTTTAGTATGTATCCGACATATCCGAATACCTATGATGCTTTAATACAACTATTGGGCTCActagaaatttcaaaaaatgcaagccattttttaaatcaaattgtcAACGATTTTGAAATATCAACCGGGGCAATATTTCGGTCTTTACTAAATTTCTAAGTTTGCAGTTAAAACGAACTTAAAATTAATGGAAAGCCAAGTCATCTTTTTTGAGGTTTATTTCAACATTCAGTCACTATTATTGCCACTTTTAATACTTTCAATACATATatgcatataattttttttttgtttttcttaatcCTTTCCTGTTCCTGATTTTACTTTCTATGAATTTAATACTCACACAAAGTATTTCGGTTTCattggtttttttctttaaactttaTTTAGGCTTAAACATAACAAGCGTGTTCTTTCTTTCACTTTACTAAATTATGGCCATGTTGCACATTTGTGGTTTGTTTCTTTTCTAGATGCAGAGAAGGAAAAAAGTAAcccttttcatttattttgaagTAAGTTGTTGGTTGATTTGTTCATTAGGAAATAATTCACTCGATGTTTTAGGGTTTAAGGTTACTTTTTACTTAagtttttctttgaaaacagAACGAAACTTTAGGTATTTAAAAGATGGTACAAACAATTCGCCCCATTTAGATAGCAGCCTTTTCGATCAATTTGAACCAATGGCCGCATTCGCAGCGTTTAGGCGTACCCTTTTGCAGCCACATCCATTGAACGTATGTCTGTTCTTCTTCGCCTGCAAGGTAAAACAAGAAACATTTCCATTTTACTCGGTTGGACTAGTAATGGGCATTTGAAACTTACAGATGCAACCGACAATACGGGCGTCGAAAGCGGAAGGTATCAGATTGGGGTTTTCCTTGGTGCCAGCGCCACGTTTGAACACTTTCATGTCGAAGGGATTGTCGTTGCCAGCAGCTTTGGCTAACAATTCACGCTTCTCAATACCGGTGGCGTGCTCCATGGGATCGTTCATCACTTCAAATAAGAAAAGAACAAGAAACTTGTGTTATTAACATAAAAAACCAGAACTGGTAGAATTTCTCACAACTAAATAATTGAAGCTAATTCCTTTCAATGAATGGAAAGCTATTTGCTAACAATAGTAAATGTTT
The Stomoxys calcitrans chromosome 3, idStoCalc2.1, whole genome shotgun sequence genome window above contains:
- the LOC106088222 gene encoding tRNA (adenine(58)-N(1))-methyltransferase non-catalytic subunit TRM6; translation: MTTIEEQPKIKLGDYIIIQRQKYTKLQKFGHLDATAMLGKDQLELKALLDQPYGATFKMCPKEDLGKSHRGRQRLNTLELCSELEMRNIREVLGISQSGEDNRHIKDDGDSQALKPEDIEQLRDECSESTKIIEKIVENSKTFHSKTEYSQEKYLKKKEKKYFEFVQIRQPTIRLITEIYYRQDAEKVMGIRVDTLSQLISYSGISAFGNYLLYESGSNGLLPAAFLNSMGANTEALLVHMHPGNVPQKQAVLALNLPEEQLNRCISVNIYSVLREFYQGTSDTTKESEVAEPSTKKQKLSEEESAPEETQDEKLPETSTKPTPQKWRIENQRAVDLIHAKFDSLVIASKEHPSNLVKELLPFVKPSRPVVIFSLSKEILMELYVELKTGSKVTNLHLTSNWLRMYQILPNRTHPEVNMQANSGYLLTGYTLG
- the LOC106088401 gene encoding cytochrome c oxidase subunit 5B, mitochondrial, which translates into the protein MASICGRMALRAGARQNITYTPVRFCKMMNDPMEHATGIEKRELLAKAAGNDNPFDMKVFKRGAGTKENPNLIPSAFDARIVGCICEEEQTYVQWMWLQKGTPKRCECGHWFKLIEKAAI